Proteins from a single region of Enoplosus armatus isolate fEnoArm2 chromosome 6, fEnoArm2.hap1, whole genome shotgun sequence:
- the pard6a gene encoding partitioning defective 6 homolog alpha, translated as MVLSAVPQPTSQQGSRMSRQQQRTPLKQTDNVVEVKSKFEAEYRRFALKRNGPGGFQEFYRLLQTIHHIPGVDVLLGYADVHGDLLPINNEDNFHKAVSSANPLLRIIITKKEDEPVVFATNSLQRRKKGLGLTGLRTAGSGSTHSKSKPGLMIGMPQNFRQISSIIDVDILPETHRRVRLHKHGTHKPLGFYIRDGVSVRVTPQGVEKVPGVFISRLVRGGLAESTGLLGVNDEILEVNGIDVAGKSLDQVTDMMVANSHNLIVTVKPANQRNNVVHRGSKTSIGNSGSVGSAGSTGSALSHDSPSPASQSNPITASNSIAEGDSDDEDDDGDLILENDCLTPFDSHRVTNSNDTNLNRDSPSNRPHNSTVVRPLPQSVSLPNSVGASLSDSSSAMMSNHNGNPAHTSNSSQESMREDGNIITL; from the exons TTCGAAGCAGAGTACCGCCGCTTTGCTCTGAAGAGGAATGGCCCTGGCGGCTTCCAGGAGTTCTACCGCCTCCTCCAAACCATCCATCACATCCCTGGTGTGGACGTGCTGCTGGGATACGCCGACGTCCACGGGGACCTCCTTCCCATCAACAATGAAGACAACTTCCACAAAGCTGTCTCGTCGGCCAATCCGCTGCTCCGCATTATCATAACCAAGAAAG aggatgaacctgTAGTTTTTGCCACCAACTCCCTCCAGAGGCGCAAAAAGGGGTTGGGCTTAACCGGACTGCGCACCGCCGGCTCAGGCTCCACCCACTCAAAGAGCAAACCGGGCCTCATGATTGGCATGCCGCAGAACTTCAGACAGATCTCGTCCATCATTGACGTGGACATCTTGCCCGAGACACACCGACGTGTGCGACTCCACAAGCACGGTACCCACAAGCCACTGGGCTTCTACATCCGCGATGGGGTGAGCGTGCGGGTGACACCACAGGGCGTAGAGAAG GTTCCAGGGGTGTTCATATCTCGCCTGGTGCGTGGCGGTCTAGCAGAAAGCACTGGGCTGCTGGGAGTTAATGATGAGATCCTCGAGGTCAACGGCATCGATGTAGCGGGAAAGTCTTTGGATCAG GTTACGGACATGATGGTGGCCAACAGTCACAACCTCATCGTGACCGTCAAACCGGCCAACCAGAGGAACAACGTGGTGCACAGAGGGAGTAAAACCTCAATAGGCAATTCTGGTTCTGTGGGCTCAGCTGGATCTACCGGCTCGGCTCTGTCGCATGACTCACCAAGCCCCGCCTCTCAGAGCAACCCCATTACTGCAAG CAACAGCATTGCAGAGGGCGACAGTgacgatgaagatgatgacGGCGACCTCATTCTGGAGAATGACTGCCTGACACCCTTCGACTCCCATCGGGTAACCAACAGCAACGACACTAACCTCAACAGAGACTCGCCTAGCAACAGGCCGCACAACTCCACCGTGGTTAGGCCCCTCCCACAGAGCGTGTCGTTGCCCAACAGCGTCGGAGCGTCCCTGAGCGACAGCTCCTCCGCGATGATGTCCAATCACAACGGAAACCCCGCCCACACATCCAACAGCAGTCaagagagcatgagagaggACGGCAACATAATAACACTGTAA